TCGCCCGGGACATGGCTCACGTCGCGCCGGCCGACCGGCCGCTGGTCACGGGTGCGGAGGGCGACGCGCTGGCAGCAGCCGAGGAAGTGGCCGGCGACGTGGTCAGGGTAACAGGCGCATACGCCGACGGCGGCGGGACAGACGACGCCGACGTGTCCGTCGAGTACCGCGGCCGCGAGGGGCTGGAGGGCGCGGTGACGCTCGCCGGACCGGACTGGCGCGTCGAGACGCGCCTGCCCCTGCTGGGCGCTCACCAGGCCGCCAACGCCGGCGTCGCCGCGGCGCTGTGCCGACAGGTGGCCGACGTCGACGAGGCGACGCTGGCTCGCGGCCTGCGCAACGCCCACTGGCCGGGCCGGTTCGAGGTGATGGGCCGCGACCCGCTGATCGTGCTCGACGGGGCGCACAACCCCGGCGGGATCGAGCGCGTCGCCGAGACGCTCGACGAGTTCGACTACGACGAGTTGCACGTCGTCGCCGGCGCCATGGTCGACAAGGATCTCCGCGAGATGGCCGGGCACCTCCCGGCGGACCACGTGGTCGCCTGTCAGCCAGACGTCGACCGCGCCGAGGCCGACGACGTCGTGGCGCGGGCGTTCGCGGACGCGACCGACGCCGAGGTCGAGACCCGGGCCGACGCCGCGGGCGCGTTCGACGTCGCCCGCGAGGCGGCCGACGAGAACGACTGCGTGCTGGTGACCGGATCGCTGTACGCCGTCGCCGAGGTGCGCCGCCGCTGGGTCCGCCCGCTGATCGAGAAGCGCCTCGACGACGTCGACGAGGCCCGGGAAGCGATAACGGACGCCCACGTCACCGACGCCGGTGCCTGGCGGATGGGCGGGAAGGCCGTCCACCGCGTCGTCCGGACCCGCGTCCAGCCTCGGCAGGCCAGCTACCTCAAGGAGGAACTGCTCTCGCTGGGCGGGGAGTGCGCCGTCTCCGGGCTGAACGAGCAGGACCGCGAGCCGGTCGACGTCCTCCTGATGGGGACCATGGCGCAGTACAAGCGCCTGGCCGAGAAGCTCGACGGCCAGCCCTACGGGCTCTCCGCGTTCGCCGACGAGTTACGGGCGGCGCTTTCCATCCAGCAGCCCGACGCCTCGCGGGGCTATCCCTGGGAAGACGGCACCGCCGTCATGGGCATCCTCAACGTGACGCCCGACTCGTTCCACGACGGCGGCCGGTACGACGCCCGCGAGGACGCCGTCGATCGCGCCGAGGAGATGGTCGCGGCCGGTGCGGCGATCATCGACGTGGGCGGGGAGTCGACCCGCCCCGGCGCGGACCCGGTCCCCGTCGAGGAGGAGATCGACCGCGTCGTCCCGGTGATCGAGGAGGTTTCCGACCTCGACGCGATGGTCTCGATCGACACGCGGAAGGCCGAGGTCGCCCGGGCGGCGCTTTCCGCCGGCGCAGACGTCCTCAACGACGTCTCCGGGCTCGAGGATCCCGAGATGCGGCTGGTCGCGGCCGAGTACGACGCGCCCGTGGTCGTGATGCACAGCATCGAGGCGCCGGTCGACCCGGACACGGACGTCCACTACGACGACGTGGTTGGGGACGTGATCGACCAGCTCCGGGAGCGGGTCCTCCTGGCCGAGAAGGCCGGCCTCGACCGCGATCAGATCATCGTCGATCCGGGGATCGGATTCGGCAAGTCCGCCGCCGAGAACTTCGAGCTACTGGGGCGGACCCACGAGTTCGCGTCGCTTGGCTGTCCGGTGTTGATCGGCCACTCCCACAAGTCCTTCCTCGAACCGGCCGGCGGCGAACCTGGCGACGCGCCCGACGCCACGGTGGCGGCGACGGCGCTGGCGGCCGAACGCGGCGCCGACATCGTTCGCGTCCACGACGTCGAGCGGAACGCGGCGGCCGTGAACGTCGTCGACGCGGCCGACGACCCGGGGTCGGTCGACGGCTGACGATCGCCCGACGACGACGGTCCGGGAGCCGTCAGCCAGACGAAGAATTATCGAAGGTTACTCAACCCAGCAACACGTCGACCGTCTCGATGGCAACCGAGTGCGCGGGGGGTCAGTGGCCGTTCGCGACTGCCGATCGATCGGCGTCTCACCGGTCCGTCGGCGCCGACGGCGCCATGGCAGTCCTGAACGCGGCCGCAGACGCGCTGGACACCGACGCCCTCGAGCTTCCGACGCTCAACGACCGAGTCGATCCGGACTACCTCGCCCGCATTCTCGACGCGACGACGGCCGACGCCGGCGTCCGCGTCGCGATCGAAGTCTCCTTTCACGACGTCCGGGTCCTGCTCACCGACGACGGGTGCGTCGCCGTCTATCCGGACGACGAGGCCGACGATCTCCGGCCGACGGCGACCGCCGACCACGACTGGACCGCCTCGGGGTCGCTCCTCGACACGGTGGCCGACGCCGTCGCGACCGCCGACGGGGCGGACGCCGTCTCGACGGAGGACCTGCTCCGACGAGTCGATCCCGAGGCGATCGACCGCGTCGTCCGACCGATGGCCGGCGGCACCGAGCGCGCCGACAGCCGCCTCCTGCTCTCGGTCGACGGCTACGAGGTGACCGTGACGCCCGACGGCCGGGTCGCCGTCGAGCCGTCGCTGTCGGCGCTCGAACGGGCCGGCGCGGCCCTGCTCGTCGTCGGCTCGGTCCCCGAGCGGGAGTTCGACCGGGCCGCCGCGGCGCTGCTCGGCGGGCCGGACGAGGAGCGGTGGCCTGTGTTCGTCCTGCACGGCCGCGGCGTCGAGACGGCGAACCGCCGGCTCTCGATGGCCGACGCGTCGCCCGGGACCGCGACGGTGCTCGATCACCGCGCCCGGGCGCGCAGCGGGGCGACGGCGGCGACGGGCAACGGCGGATCGAGCGACCCGCTGCCGAGCGTGATCCCGGTCGCCGAGGAGATGGACGCGCTCCCGGACGCGGTCAGGGAGACCGTCGGCGGGCCCGAGACGACTACCCCCGGCGAGCTCCGGCTCTGCGTCGACTCCCTGGGGTCGATGATCGAGGCGAGCGGTGCCGACGCCGTCCGGGACGCGCTGGAACCGGTCTGTCGAACCGTTCGCGAGCACCGCGGCGTCGGCCAGTTCCTGCTGCCGGTCGGCGCCGACGACGACGCGGTTCGACGGCTCGCTCCGTCGTTCGACGCCGTCGTGACGCTGCGGACCGGCGACGACGGCGCCGAGCAGCGCTGGCGGCTGACGGGGACGGGCCACGAGACGTCGTGGTTCCCCGTCCGATGAGCGTCGAACTGCTCGCCGCCGAGGACCGACCCGGACTCACCGTCGTCGACCGCATCGAGGGCCGACGCTTCCCCTTCACGACGCGGCGACCGGTCGACCCCGACCCGGGCGACGACGGGCAGTTCCGAGACCCGGTCGACGCCGCGGTACGCTGCCGCGTCGGCGAACTTGAACTGCCCTACGTCGTCGCGGCGTACGTCCGCGACGCCGACGGCGAGATGATCGGCGAGTGCCACGAGTTCGCCGACCGGGCGTTCCCCGACGGCGAGTACGAGGTGGAACTGGCCGCGCCGGTCAAGGTCTACCTGCGGGTCGCCGGTCCGCTGGCGATCGAATCGACCAGCGACGAGATGCGAATCTCCTTCGGGGAGCGCCGGCGGATCGACGTCGGCGCGCGCTCCTTCCACGAACACCCGGCGGCGACGGTCACGGCCACGGCCGCCCCCGAGGACCTGATGGCGACCGTCTCGACGTTCGGCTCCGCGCTGAAGACGACGAGTCCGGAGCGGTCCTTCCCCTCGCTTCGGGGCCACCCGCCGACGGTCGAACTCGGGGACGCGCTCTCGGTCCCGGACGGGGTCGCGCCCCCGGAGACCGGACTGTGCGTCGAGGTGCCGCGCGAGCGGGCGGCCGTCTACGCCGTCGCGACGCTCGCCCACTACCTCGGCGCTCGCGTCCGTCCGGGCCCCGAACCGCGCCTGCTGGCGGACGGTGAGGTCCTGCGGGTCCTCGACGGTCCGAGCGGCCTGGAGAGAGCCGTCACGGAGACGCTCAGGCACCTCTTCCTGCTCGACTGCGTCGTCCGGACCGAGGGCCGGTACCGGCTCGACCTCCACGAACGGCGTCGGCTCGAAGAGCGGGTCGATCTGCCGCTCCGGGACCTCTATCACGCTCCGATCGCCGAGCGGACGCGGCGATACCTGGACGTCGGCGCCGAAGCCGTCGACGATCTCGTGCCGCGGTGGACGCTCGCGACGCACCTCTCGCCGTCGCCCGACGCGGCGGAACTGCTCCCCTACGCGGCGAACGCCCTCTCGCTGATCGCCGTCGAGCGCCCGGGATCCGACGGCGACCGATCGGCGCCGCCGCCCGGGTACGACGCGTTCGTCGAAGCCGGCGAGCCTGTCGCGACCGGCGACGGGGCCGACGGGGAGCGCTACGTCCACGTGTCGGGTCCCGACGCCATCGAGCGGGCCTGGTTCGGCGACGGACGCGCCGTGAACGCCAACGACCTGCACCCGGCCGGCGCCAGGAACAGGCTCGCCGGCGAGTCGAGCGACGGACCGGTCGAGATCGCGCTGGTCTGCAACGACGAGCGGATGGCCGAAGAGGTCGGCGACGGCGACCTGTACGGCGACCGCGAGGAACTCCCCTTCGAGGTCGACGTCCACCGCGAGGTCACGCGCGAGCGACTGCGGTCGCTGCTCGCCGAGGACCTGGACTTCCTCCACTACGTCGGCCACGTGGAGCGGTCGGGACTGATCTGTCCCGACGGTGCGCTCGACGCCGCCGGCCTGGACGCGGTCGGCGTCGACACCTTCCTCCTGAACGGCTGCCGCTCCTACGATCAGGGACGGCTCCTCGTCGAGGAGGGCGCCGTCGGCGGCATCGTCACTCACGGGGCCGTCGACGACGCGAACGCGACGGCCGTCGGTCGCCTCGTCGCCAGCCTCCTCAACGCCGGCTACTCGCTGCGGTCGGCGCTGGCCGTCGTCGGCCGCCGCTACGCCGTCGAGGGTCGCTACGACGTGGTCGGCGACGGCGCCGTCCAGATCGCCCAGTCGGAGAGCGGGACGCCGAACCTCATCTCGGTCTCCTCGGCGGAGGACGGCTACGAGGTGCAGATTACGACCTACCCCGCGCTCGGGACGGCGATGGGCGCCTGCTACACGCCCCACACCCCCAGCGTGGACCGGCACTTCCTCGTCGGCGGCGAGCTACCGCCGTTCGAGCTGTCGCTGCCGGAGGTGGTCAACCTGCTCTCGCTGGAACGGGTGCCGGCGACGATCGACGGAGAACTGCGCTGGTCGACGGACGTTTCGCCTGCCGATCTGCCCTAGCCCGTCGTCGAGCCGTTGGCGGCGATGGCGGAACCGGCCTGAGTCAGCAAGATGCAGGCCGTCAGGAGGGCGCCCATCAGTCGCGGGTGGTCGGCGAGGAACTCGGTCAGAGCGTTTCGTTCGGACATTGCACCTAAGTGTGAAATTTGTAACAATATCTGTTTTGTGGCTCGTTTATAATAACTAATTGGTGAGTACTCGATCACAACGTTTCTCCGAGTCAGTCCAGTTCTCGCTCGACGACGCGGCCCCACGTCTCCAGCCCCTCTCCCTCGTAGAAGGCAAGGGCCTCGTCGTTGCCCGCGACGCAGGCCAGCGCCACGTACTGGCAGTCCCGGTCGCGAGCCCAGTCCTCGATCCACGCCAGCAGCTCGGCGCCGTGGCCCCGGTTCCGGTGGCTCTCGTCGACGACCAGGTCGTGGATCCAGGCGTGTCGACGGTGGTGGAGTACCCGCTGGATCGAGAGGCCCGCGACGGCGACGAGTCGCGCGTTCGGGCCGGGCGTCCCCTCCTCGACGGCGTCGGACTCGCCCGGTCCCTCCGATAGCTCGTCACTCACCGCGTAGTAGCCGTACAGCTCGTACTCGCCCTCCTCGCGCCACGAGCGGACGAACGACTCGTCCTCGTGGGACCAGAGCTGCCGGAGGATCGGAACCGCCTCGTCCCACTCCGCGTCGGTGGTCAACTGCGTGACCGTCGGCATGGGTGCCACGTCGCCGCGCGCGGTCAAAAGCGCTCTCTGGCCGTGCCAGCCGCTGCCGGACCACCACAAGGTACTTTCTGGCCCGGCGAGAGGGCCGCCCATGGACCAGCGATCGGTCGTCCGCGAGGGGTACGACGACATCGCAGAGACGTACGACGAGCAGCGCCGCGCCGAGGGACCGGAGCGCGATCTCGCCGAGGCGTTCGCCGCCGACCTCTCGGACGGCAATCGCGTCCTCGACGCCGGCTGCGGCGCGGGGCGTCCGGTACTGGAGACGCTCGCCAGCGAGCACGACGTCGTCGGGCTCGACATCTCGACGGGCCAGCTCCGGATCGCCCGCGAGCGCGCGCCCGGCGGGTGCTTCGCGCAGGGCGACCTCGCGAACCTGCCCTTCCAAAACGGCACCTTCGACGGCGTCGCCTCGTTCCACGCGGTCATCCACGTCCCGAAGGACGAGCACGCCGACGCCCTCTCCGAGTTCCACCGGGTGCTCCGCCCCGGCGGCGACCTGCTGGTCGTGATGGGCGACGACGCCTGGGAGGGGCGCAACGAGGACTGGCTCGACGCCGGCGCCGCGATGGAGTGGGGCTTCTTCGGCCGCGACCGGAACCGGGACCTGCTCGCAGACGCCGGCTTCGAGGTCGTCGACGAGCGCGTCCTCGACGACGAGCTCGGCGGTCAGTTCGCGTTCTTCCGCGCGCGGGCGTGACGGGGACCGCCCGGATCAGTCGTCGCCGTCGTCGACGTCAACCGGCTCGCCCTCAGCTGGTTCGTCCCCGCCCCCGCTCTCGCCGGCCGGCTCGACTTCGCTCTCGCTCTCGGAGACGCGGATGCCCTTCGAGGCGAGGTGGCGCATCTGCCGGCGGACGAAGTCCTCCTCCTCGGTCCCGCGGGTCGCCAGCAGGTAGAGGAGGGCGTCGCCGACGGGGCGCATCGTCCGGCCGGCCCGTTGCGCGCCCTGGCGGCGGCTGCCACCGAGGCCGGAGGCGACGACGGCGAGTTCGGCGTCGGGCAGGTCGATCCCCTCGTCGCCGACGCGGGAGACGACCAGGACGTCCTGCTCGCCCAGGCGGAACTCGTCGAAGAGCTTCTCGCGGCGGGCGTGAGGGGTCTCGCCGCTGATGAACGGGGCGGAAAGCGCCGCGGCGAGGTCCTCGCCCTGCTCGAGGTACTCGACGAACACCAGCGCCTTCGCGGCGGGGTGGTCCCGGAGGACGTACCGCACCTCCTCGACCTTCGCGGGGTTGGTGGCGGCGGTCTGGCGGCGGCCGTGGCCCACGGCGGAGACGTACTCGTTTGCGATCTCGTCGCTCTCCCAGGGGACCAGGCGGATCTCGACCTCCGGCTCCTGGACGAAGCCGGCGTCGAACAGCGCCGACCAGTCGGTGCCGATGGGCGGACCGACGAGCGTGAAGATCTCCTCCTCGTCGTCGGACTCGCGGGTGGGCGTGGCCGTCAGGCCCAGGCGGTGCTTGCTCTGGAGGTCCGTACTCCGTCGGTAGACCGGACTCGGGACGTGGTGCACCTCGTCATAGATAATGAGGCCCCACTTGCGCTGGTCGAACAGCTTCCGGTGGCGGTCCATTCCGGCCGTCCGGTAGGTGGCGATGGTGACCGGCCGGATCTGCTTCTCGCCGCCGTGGTACTCGCCGATCTGGTCCTCCTCGAGGTCCGTCTGTCGAAGTAGCTCCTCGCGCCACTGAGTGGCCAGTTCCCTGGAGGGCACCAGGATCAGCGTCTCGCCGCCGATGGCCTCCACGACGCCCATCGCGGCGACGGTCTTGCCCGAGCCCGGCGGCCCGACGAACACGCCCGAGCCCTGCTCGGTGAACCGTTGTACCCAGTCGGCCTGGTAGTCCCGCAGGCGCAGCCGTAGCGAGACGTCGAGGTGCGCGCCCTCCTCCAGGTCGCGCTCGTCGCGGACGGGGTAGCCCGCCTCGTAGAGCGTCCGCTTGAGCTGGGCCGTCTTCTCCTCGTTGACCCACGCCTCGGAGTCGGAGATGGGCGCGCGCAGCACGTCGTCGTCGAGCTTCTGGCGCGCGACGTTGCCCATCAGGTCGTCGCTCTCCGCGGCGAGGACGTCGTAGCCGTCCTCGTGGGTGTACAGCCGGAACTTCCGGGCCCGCTCCCACTGGCTGGTGACCCACTCGTCGAGGTGCGGCGAGCGCTCCCCGAGGACGTCGTGCATCGTCGCCAGCAGGTCCGAAAGCGAGTCGTAGGGCGCCTGCCAGACGTCCTCCTCGCGGATCTCGTAGATGGCCCCGCCGGAGCGGTTGGTATCGACCAGTCGGGCGAACTGTGAGAGCTGCGCCCGCGTGAACTGGTCCGCGTGCTGGACGACGACCTCGCGCCGGTCCGGGAAGAGGACGACGCGCTCGCGGTCGGTCACCGCGTCGAGGTCCGGCGGGAAGTAGACGGCGTCGGCCCCGGTCACGTCCTGGCGTTCGAGGTCGTTCTCCTCGGCCAGCCGCTCCAGGGCCTCGCGGGCGTGGTCCGGCGAGAGGTCGGTCTTTCGGGCCAGTTCCGCCGGCGTGAGGTGCGGCTTGCCGACCGCGTCGATGGCGTCGTAGACGTCGCCGACCGTCACGTCCCCGTGGGTAGCCGCGCCGTCGGTCCCGGCGGCGGACGCGTCGCCGCCGTCGGTCCCGCCTCGCGGCTCCGCCTCGGCGTCGCCCGTCGCGTCAGCCTCTGCTGTCGGGTCGTCAGTCACTGTTCCTCCGTACCCGCGCGACGGCTTTACGCCTTACCGTCCGGAAGCGTACGGGCAGCTAGCGGGGCCGCAGAACCGCAGCTGGGTGTGGACGAGGGCGTCCGCGTCGCGGCAGCGGAGCCACCTTTATAGGCTGAACAGGCGCAATACCACGGCCTTCAGGCCGTGGATACGCGCCGTCACTTGTGGTAACGAACCCTCGTTCAAACACTGCCCCGAGTTTCCCACGCTGATGTTTAAGTGACAGGCCGCTGTACCGAGGAGTAGGAATCGGTCGGAACGGAGCAGATTCCGAACCGTCCTACGGAGGCGGCCCGTCCGCCCGCGTAACGAGGCAGTATCCGAAAGACCAGTCGGTGAACGTACATTCCAGAAGAGTGTGTCTGTGCCGACTGCTCGAAGCGAGCATCACGATACCCCCAACTCTGCTGACGCCTGCTGGCGTCCCTGTGGCCAAAACAACACCGGGACGCCAAACAGTGGTCGAAGATAGGGGTAACGGCGGTTTGGCACCGCCAGCAGTCCACCAGTCCGATGCTGTGGGACGACCCGTGCCCGAAAGGACTGGTAGTCCGATGATTGGACTGCACACCTGAAACTCCCACCGCTCGGGATTCCTCCGCGTTTACGCGGAGGAGGATGTCAAGCCGCGGCCGCCGTGAGTTCTGGACGGACTATGAGTCTGAAAAATTGACCCACCGGCGGGACCGGTGCGAGCCCGCTCTCGCCGATTACGTCGGCGCTGGAGCGTGCGGTCGAACTGCTGCGGGCTCACGTCCGGACGTGGCCGGCCCGGTACGTCGAGATGCGCGTCGACGCGCGGACCGGCGACCGGGACCGTCCGCGGTAACGCCGCGCCGTTTTTAGCGAGCCGTGATCGGCGGTCGCGACCGTCGGCTGTCTTCGGAAAGCGGCGTCGCCACTCGGCGCTATAAGCCCCCGCCGGCCATCAGGAACAGCGCGACCGAGATGACCGAGAAGAGACCGGCGACGCCCAGCGTGATCGTGTCCGTGTCCAGTGCGTTGGACACGTAGGGCGCGATCTGCCCCCCCAGCGTCGTTGCGGGGACGGTGAACACGACCATGTTCCACGGCGTGGAGGCGAGCGACAGCGAGTGGAGGCCGGGGATGAAGTCGCCGGCGAATACGTGGACGGTCGAGGCGAGGATCGCCGTGCTGGCGACGACGACGTGGTTGGTGCCGATAGCGACCCGAATCGGGACTTTCGTCCGGAGCAGCGAGATGATGCCCAGTTCGCCGATCCCGAAGCCGGCCAGCCCCTGGAACACGCCGCCCACGCTGTAGTTGGCGAAGCGCTCGAGGTAGCCAGACCACGTGTAGTTGTAGGAGTCGCCGGAACGATCGACGCGCGTGACGGTCCCGTCCTCGTCGACGCCGACGCCCGCCGGACCCAGTTTGCCGGCGTCGTCGGGCAGGTCCGCGTCCCGACCGCCGTCGGTCGAGACGCCGGCGTCGGATTCGGCGGCCTCGTCGTGGGCGAGGTCGGCGCTGAACAGGAGGTACGCGGCAGCCAGTAGCGCAATTCCCAGCGCCGCGTGGAACAGCGGCTCGGGGATGAAAAACGAGAGGATCGCTCCGCCGACCACAAACGGGATTCCGCCGCCGACCAGCGTCAGGGCCAAGCGTCGATCGACCAGGCCGTACTGGATGAACGCGACGGCGGAACTCGACAGGCCGAACGACTCGCTGATGAGGCCGATCTTCACGAGCGTCGGCGGATCGAGCGAGTAGCCGGCCAGCAGCGGGAAGAGGAAGATCAGGAACGGCACGAACATGGCCGATCCGCTGATCCCGACCGTGTTGACGATGGTGGCACCCAGCAGGAAGAACGGGAACAGCCACCAGTACTCCAGCCAGTAGCCCGACCCGGCGTCGGACGGCGTCGGGGCCGCGGTGAACACGCCGACGACGAACACGGCCGGCGCGGCGAAGACGAAGAAGTGCTGGTAGGTCAGGAACCACTTCTGGAGCCGCGTGGTGGGGCTCGCGGTCACGAGCGATCACCACTCGCGGGTCGGGAATCCGAGCACCGGGGCGTCATTCAGGTCAACCCCCCGATTTCGGGGTGGGAGCTGGATCGACAGCGATCGCCGTCGTGAACGCGGCCGAACATGATCTGGCCCGCGGATAGCGGAAGGGGTCACTAAAAAGCTGTGGCAGATATCGCGCTTGTGAGGCGCTCACACCCCGTTTCACGGGCAATGTTGCCGTCGTCACCGTGGCGGTTCGACGGGTCCGTCAGAACAGCCCGCGCTCGTCGATCAGCCGCCCGTAGAGGTCCTCGTACTCGCCGCGGACGGCGTCGTGGTCGAACTCGGCGAACTCCTCGTCGATCGTCAGGCGCTCGAAGCCGCCGGCGTCGACG
This genomic interval from Halomicrobium urmianum contains the following:
- the folP gene encoding dihydropteroate synthase — protein: MEFHDAANFLLDLRRFALRPGTDATRELLAELGDPQEGLDCVQIAGSNGKGSTARMVERTLREAGLDVGLYTSPHLDDVRERIQVNGRKIPEADLVEFVESIEAYVTDRGAEGSSPTLFETLTAMAFWEFDRHDVDVAVIEVGIGGKLDATSVIDPVASAVTAVTLEHTGILGDTTEEIARDMAHVAPADRPLVTGAEGDALAAAEEVAGDVVRVTGAYADGGGTDDADVSVEYRGREGLEGAVTLAGPDWRVETRLPLLGAHQAANAGVAAALCRQVADVDEATLARGLRNAHWPGRFEVMGRDPLIVLDGAHNPGGIERVAETLDEFDYDELHVVAGAMVDKDLREMAGHLPADHVVACQPDVDRAEADDVVARAFADATDAEVETRADAAGAFDVAREAADENDCVLVTGSLYAVAEVRRRWVRPLIEKRLDDVDEAREAITDAHVTDAGAWRMGGKAVHRVVRTRVQPRQASYLKEELLSLGGECAVSGLNEQDREPVDVLLMGTMAQYKRLAEKLDGQPYGLSAFADELRAALSIQQPDASRGYPWEDGTAVMGILNVTPDSFHDGGRYDAREDAVDRAEEMVAAGAAIIDVGGESTRPGADPVPVEEEIDRVVPVIEEVSDLDAMVSIDTRKAEVARAALSAGADVLNDVSGLEDPEMRLVAAEYDAPVVVMHSIEAPVDPDTDVHYDDVVGDVIDQLRERVLLAEKAGLDRDQIIVDPGIGFGKSAAENFELLGRTHEFASLGCPVLIGHSHKSFLEPAGGEPGDAPDATVAATALAAERGADIVRVHDVERNAAAVNVVDAADDPGSVDG
- a CDS encoding DUF7504 family protein, which translates into the protein MAVLNAAADALDTDALELPTLNDRVDPDYLARILDATTADAGVRVAIEVSFHDVRVLLTDDGCVAVYPDDEADDLRPTATADHDWTASGSLLDTVADAVATADGADAVSTEDLLRRVDPEAIDRVVRPMAGGTERADSRLLLSVDGYEVTVTPDGRVAVEPSLSALERAGAALLVVGSVPEREFDRAAAALLGGPDEERWPVFVLHGRGVETANRRLSMADASPGTATVLDHRARARSGATAATGNGGSSDPLPSVIPVAEEMDALPDAVRETVGGPETTTPGELRLCVDSLGSMIEASGADAVRDALEPVCRTVREHRGVGQFLLPVGADDDAVRRLAPSFDAVVTLRTGDDGAEQRWRLTGTGHETSWFPVR
- a CDS encoding DUF7503 family protein, producing MSERNALTEFLADHPRLMGALLTACILLTQAGSAIAANGSTTG
- a CDS encoding GNAT family N-acetyltransferase is translated as MPTVTQLTTDAEWDEAVPILRQLWSHEDESFVRSWREEGEYELYGYYAVSDELSEGPGESDAVEEGTPGPNARLVAVAGLSIQRVLHHRRHAWIHDLVVDESHRNRGHGAELLAWIEDWARDRDCQYVALACVAGNDEALAFYEGEGLETWGRVVERELD
- a CDS encoding class I SAM-dependent methyltransferase, with protein sequence MDQRSVVREGYDDIAETYDEQRRAEGPERDLAEAFAADLSDGNRVLDAGCGAGRPVLETLASEHDVVGLDISTGQLRIARERAPGGCFAQGDLANLPFQNGTFDGVASFHAVIHVPKDEHADALSEFHRVLRPGGDLLVVMGDDAWEGRNEDWLDAGAAMEWGFFGRDRNRDLLADAGFEVVDERVLDDELGGQFAFFRARA
- a CDS encoding DEAD/DEAH box helicase is translated as MTVGDVYDAIDAVGKPHLTPAELARKTDLSPDHAREALERLAEENDLERQDVTGADAVYFPPDLDAVTDRERVVLFPDRREVVVQHADQFTRAQLSQFARLVDTNRSGGAIYEIREEDVWQAPYDSLSDLLATMHDVLGERSPHLDEWVTSQWERARKFRLYTHEDGYDVLAAESDDLMGNVARQKLDDDVLRAPISDSEAWVNEEKTAQLKRTLYEAGYPVRDERDLEEGAHLDVSLRLRLRDYQADWVQRFTEQGSGVFVGPPGSGKTVAAMGVVEAIGGETLILVPSRELATQWREELLRQTDLEEDQIGEYHGGEKQIRPVTIATYRTAGMDRHRKLFDQRKWGLIIYDEVHHVPSPVYRRSTDLQSKHRLGLTATPTRESDDEEEIFTLVGPPIGTDWSALFDAGFVQEPEVEIRLVPWESDEIANEYVSAVGHGRRQTAATNPAKVEEVRYVLRDHPAAKALVFVEYLEQGEDLAAALSAPFISGETPHARREKLFDEFRLGEQDVLVVSRVGDEGIDLPDAELAVVASGLGGSRRQGAQRAGRTMRPVGDALLYLLATRGTEEEDFVRRQMRHLASKGIRVSESESEVEPAGESGGGDEPAEGEPVDVDDGDD
- a CDS encoding sulfite exporter TauE/SafE family protein; its protein translation is MTASPTTRLQKWFLTYQHFFVFAAPAVFVVGVFTAAPTPSDAGSGYWLEYWWLFPFFLLGATIVNTVGISGSAMFVPFLIFLFPLLAGYSLDPPTLVKIGLISESFGLSSSAVAFIQYGLVDRRLALTLVGGGIPFVVGGAILSFFIPEPLFHAALGIALLAAAYLLFSADLAHDEAAESDAGVSTDGGRDADLPDDAGKLGPAGVGVDEDGTVTRVDRSGDSYNYTWSGYLERFANYSVGGVFQGLAGFGIGELGIISLLRTKVPIRVAIGTNHVVVASTAILASTVHVFAGDFIPGLHSLSLASTPWNMVVFTVPATTLGGQIAPYVSNALDTDTITLGVAGLFSVISVALFLMAGGGL